In Synechococcus sp. CB0101, a genomic segment contains:
- a CDS encoding class I SAM-dependent methyltransferase translates to MSSAPASFHPATAWLAERLREAGGAVPFRTYMQWALHDPEHGAYGSGRLQVGPRGDFATSPSLGPDFAALLAPQIAQWLEQQPADQPLALVEAGPGEGDLALQLAQELAAGWPELAARTALVLIEPNAGMAERQRARLRECPLPCRWKSISELAAQPVRGVLLAHEVLDALAVERIVWDGTLWRRQQLALHEAPDAQPSLRLEPGEPLEPQELAQLETLGLLQPGSQRPPGWCTELHPEQAPWLQAAAAALGSGVLLVIDYAHEAWRYYAPQRSNGTLMAYRQQQASPDPLQEPGHWDLTAHLCLETLEQAALATGWQPLGQRSQGEALLALGLAQRLHGLQHQSGAGLDALLARREALLRLVDPHTLGDFRWAAFSRSAASGDQGRSDALFLQDPPLA, encoded by the coding sequence GTGAGTTCCGCTCCTGCCAGCTTCCATCCCGCTACCGCCTGGCTGGCGGAGCGCCTGCGGGAGGCCGGCGGCGCCGTGCCGTTCCGCACCTATATGCAGTGGGCCCTGCATGATCCCGAGCACGGCGCCTACGGCAGTGGCCGTTTGCAGGTGGGCCCCCGCGGCGATTTCGCCACCTCGCCCTCCCTCGGCCCGGATTTCGCGGCTCTCCTGGCGCCCCAGATCGCCCAGTGGCTGGAGCAGCAACCCGCCGATCAGCCGTTGGCTTTGGTGGAAGCCGGTCCCGGCGAAGGTGATCTGGCCCTGCAACTCGCCCAGGAACTGGCGGCCGGCTGGCCTGAGCTGGCAGCGCGCACAGCGCTGGTGTTGATCGAACCCAACGCCGGCATGGCCGAGCGGCAGCGCGCCCGTCTGCGCGAGTGCCCACTTCCCTGCCGCTGGAAGAGCATTTCGGAGCTGGCTGCTCAGCCCGTGCGGGGTGTGTTGCTGGCCCACGAAGTGCTCGATGCGCTCGCGGTGGAGCGGATCGTGTGGGACGGCACCCTCTGGCGCCGCCAGCAGCTGGCTCTGCACGAGGCGCCGGACGCGCAGCCCTCGCTACGGCTTGAGCCTGGCGAACCCTTGGAGCCGCAGGAGCTCGCTCAACTGGAAACCCTTGGGCTGTTGCAGCCCGGCTCCCAGCGCCCGCCCGGCTGGTGCACGGAGTTGCATCCCGAGCAGGCCCCCTGGCTTCAAGCGGCTGCCGCAGCGCTGGGCTCCGGTGTGCTGTTGGTGATCGATTACGCCCATGAGGCCTGGCGCTATTACGCCCCCCAGCGCAGCAATGGCACCTTGATGGCCTACCGGCAGCAGCAGGCCAGCCCTGATCCGCTGCAGGAGCCTGGCCATTGGGACCTCACCGCCCACCTCTGCCTGGAAACCCTCGAGCAGGCGGCGCTAGCCACAGGCTGGCAGCCCCTGGGCCAGCGTAGTCAGGGCGAGGCCCTGTTGGCGTTGGGGTTGGCGCAGCGCCTGCATGGGCTGCAGCACCAGAGTGGCGCTGGCCTCGATGCCTTGCTGGCGCGCCGCGAGGCACTGCTGCGTCTGGTGGATCCCCACACCCTCGGCGATTTCCGCTGGGCCGCGTTTTCTCGCTCAGCAGCCTCCGGTGATCAGGGCCGGAGCGATGCCTTGTTTCTGCAGGATCCCCCGCTGGCCTGA
- the aroB gene encoding 3-dehydroquinate synthase, with protein sequence MSATATAIRTIEVALSANPYPVVIGRGALSALGEQIQAQGIKTGTKVLVVTNPVVHEHYGAKALASLEAAGFNASMLVIEAGEDQKTPATVGLIHDAAFARKLERGSLIVALGGGVVGDMAGFAAASWLRGIAVVQVPTTLLAMVDASIGGKTGVNHPGGKNLIGAFHQPRLVLIDPDTLATLPEREFRAGMAEVIKYGVIGDPELFRELEAAGERLASMDTLPAALLQSVLERSAAAKAKVVAADEKEGGLRAILNYGHTLGHVVEALCGYGTYLHGEAVAIGMVAAGELALELGLWSPDDQARQRAVIAAAGLPGRWPELESSAVLQCLQGDKKVRDGCVRFVLPTSLGSVEIRSDVSGEQVLAALARCS encoded by the coding sequence ATGAGCGCCACGGCCACCGCGATCCGCACCATCGAGGTGGCGCTCAGCGCCAATCCCTATCCGGTGGTGATCGGGCGGGGTGCGCTCTCGGCCCTCGGCGAACAGATCCAGGCCCAGGGCATCAAAACGGGCACCAAGGTGCTGGTGGTGACCAACCCGGTGGTGCATGAGCACTACGGGGCCAAGGCGCTGGCGAGCCTGGAAGCGGCAGGCTTCAACGCCAGCATGCTGGTGATCGAGGCCGGGGAAGACCAGAAAACCCCTGCAACCGTGGGGCTGATCCACGACGCCGCCTTTGCGCGCAAGCTGGAGCGCGGTTCGCTGATCGTGGCCCTCGGTGGCGGCGTGGTGGGCGACATGGCGGGATTTGCGGCGGCCAGCTGGCTGCGGGGCATCGCCGTGGTGCAGGTACCCACCACCCTGCTGGCGATGGTGGATGCCTCCATCGGCGGCAAAACCGGGGTGAACCATCCCGGCGGCAAGAACCTGATCGGTGCCTTCCATCAGCCGCGCCTGGTGCTGATCGATCCCGACACACTCGCCACCCTGCCGGAGCGGGAATTCCGCGCTGGCATGGCGGAAGTGATCAAGTACGGGGTGATCGGCGATCCCGAGCTATTCCGTGAGCTGGAAGCAGCCGGGGAGCGGCTGGCCTCGATGGACACCCTCCCGGCCGCCTTACTGCAGAGCGTGCTGGAGCGCTCAGCCGCAGCCAAGGCCAAGGTGGTGGCGGCGGATGAAAAGGAAGGGGGCCTGCGGGCGATCCTCAATTACGGCCACACCCTCGGGCATGTAGTGGAAGCCCTTTGCGGCTATGGCACCTATTTGCACGGGGAAGCCGTAGCCATCGGCATGGTGGCCGCCGGCGAGTTGGCGCTGGAGCTGGGACTGTGGAGCCCCGATGATCAAGCCCGTCAGCGGGCGGTGATCGCCGCCGCCGGCCTACCGGGTCGCTGGCCGGAGCTGGAGAGCTCAGCCGTGCTGCAGTGCCTACAGGGCGATAAGAAGGTGCGCGATGGCTGCGTGCGCTTCGTGCTGCCCACCAGCCTCGGCAGCGTGGAGATCCGCAGTGACGTGAGCGGCGAGCAGGTGTTGGCTGCACTGGCGCGCTGCAGCTGA